AAATCAGAAGCTCCAAATAAAAAATGGGCAACCGACATAACCGAGTTTAATGTATCAGGGAAAAAACTATATTTATCGCCTATTATAGACTTATTCAACCAAGAAATTATCAGTTATGAGCTAGCGGAACGACCCGTATTTAGTCAAGTGGTCGTGATGTTAAAAAAAGCATTTAAGAAAATACCAAACAATACTAATTTGACCTTACATTCTGATCAAGGCTGGCAATACCAAATGAAACAATACCAGCATTTATTGAAAAAAAAGGAATCGTACAGAGTATGTCCAGAAAAGGGAATTGTCTGGATAATGCGATTATAGAAAACTTCTTCGGGATATTAAAATCCGAATTGTTTTACCTTAAAAAGTACAGTTCTATAAGTCAATTAAAACAAGATATCGAAAATTATATTATCTATTACAATAGAGAAAGAATCAAGTCAAATTTAAACAAAATGAGCCCGATACAATATCGAGCTCATCATTATCAAAATTAATTATAAATTTGTCTAAACTTTTAGGTGCAGTCTACGAAAGCAGGTCGGTTTTTATAACTCTTAGGTTAGACGCACTGCTGTGCGTCTCTACGTATGACTTTGCGCCTCAACGTTGTAACCAAAAACAAATTATTGTTTTTTAGGATTTTGGATTTTAACTTCTTTCAAATCTTTTGTGTCTTTGGTATCCATCATCTCCATTAGTTTTAATCCTAACAAACCGCTGATCGAACCATCAGATCCTCCGTTACCGGAAATTAAAACATCAGGAATCACTTTGATATTTCCTTTTCCAATCTCTTCGGTTACTTTATAACGGGTAAAATTGTCTCCACCCATCGCACTAACCTGAAGCTGATAGGCTTCTGCGGTAGATTTACCAATCGCCATGATTTTTTCGGCTTCAGCCAAACCTGTTTTTGAGATTCGCTCTGCCTCAGCACTGGCATTCAGTTTTGTGGCTTCTGCCTGTGCTCCTGCTCTGGCCTTTGTCGCTTCGGCTTCGGCATTTGCACGCATTTTGGTAGCTTCAGCCTCGGCATTTACATTTAGTTTTAAACTGGTTGCATCCCCTTCTGCTTTTTTTACGGTTGCATCAGCAGTACGCTGTGCAATTTCAACACTTTGCGATGCGCGTACAATCTCCTTCTGCATATCTGCAATAGCGGTTTCTTTCTCCATACCCTGACGTTGCTCCTGCGCCATCTTTTGCGTCTGATATGTTTTTTGCTCTTCTTCAGCCAGTTTTCTGTCTGTTAGCGTTTTCATCAGCGAATCTGGCGGAACAATATCTCCAATCAAAGTATCAACTGCATTTACATTATATTCGTCAAGTACTAATTTAATATGATTTTTAGCCGATTCCTGACGTTCTTTTCTAGTTGTCAAAAACGAAATCACATCACTGTCCTGTGCCGAGTTTCTAAAATAGTTACCAATTGTTGGCTCTAAAACCTGAGAAACAAGATTGTTCATGCTTCCGAAACGTGCAATTACTTTTGGTGCTTCTGCTGCCGGTACGTGAATAATCTGTGCCACGTCTAAATTAAATGGGAAACCATCTTTTGAACGAACCGTAATAGTAGAAAGATTTTTATCCAAATCATGCGATTCACTTCTGGCATTTGCCCAGTTCAATACTAAATTCGTTGTGGGAACGGGTTCCAATTTTGTGGTATACTTATTTAAAGCGTATTTTCCTGGACCAAATGGCTCCATCCATACACCACGCTGTCCTTTAGAAACAATATTTCCGTGTTTGAAAGTATCTCCCGTCACATCTTGGCCGTCTTCTCCAATATAAGAAATAACAACCCCAACATATCCAATGGGCACATCAGTCATTGGGTTTTGCTCTATCAAAATTCCCCATGTAT
The Flavobacterium flavigenum genome window above contains:
- a CDS encoding SPFH domain-containing protein, which encodes MNEITSYWWIILILFSIVFYKFILRVFFGMVMVPEDRIGLVTKKFVLFGADKSLPDGRIIATKGEAGYQAQTLAPGLYWGMWIWQYSIDMTGFTIIPEGKIGLVLSKDGKEIPTGRILARRVESDNFQDATAFLNNGGQKGRQTAFITTGSYRINTFLFEIVMADQIKIYENMIGIVTALDGEPIPQGQIAGKFVNDHNNFQDFDKFLEHGGNRGLQPQVMLAGSYYINTWGILIEQNPMTDVPIGYVGVVISYIGEDGQDVTGDTFKHGNIVSKGQRGVWMEPFGPGKYALNKYTTKLEPVPTTNLVLNWANARSESHDLDKNLSTITVRSKDGFPFNLDVAQIIHVPAAEAPKVIARFGSMNNLVSQVLEPTIGNYFRNSAQDSDVISFLTTRKERQESAKNHIKLVLDEYNVNAVDTLIGDIVPPDSLMKTLTDRKLAEEEQKTYQTQKMAQEQRQGMEKETAIADMQKEIVRASQSVEIAQRTADATVKKAEGDATSLKLNVNAEAEATKMRANAEAEATKARAGAQAEATKLNASAEAERISKTGLAEAEKIMAIGKSTAEAYQLQVSAMGGDNFTRYKVTEEIGKGNIKVIPDVLISGNGGSDGSISGLLGLKLMEMMDTKDTKDLKEVKIQNPKKQ